From one Azospirillum ramasamyi genomic stretch:
- a CDS encoding Do family serine endopeptidase, with the protein MKAVVRPVVFAAAVGMAALAGGALVAPADSALGRAGAAAGLGASPAAAALPLGAVGGGTIAPMLEQVTPAVVNISVLSQAPQAENPLLRDPFFRRFFNLPDQMPQGRPQVSAGSGVIVDAARGYVVTNSHVVENAQEIAVTLKDRRRLRARLIGRDAATDIALLQIKAENLTALPLGDSDRAKVGDFVVAIGNPFGLGQTVTSGIVSALGRSGLKIEGYEDFIQTDASINPGNSGGALVNFQGELIGINTAIIGPAGGSVGIGFAVPVSIVRSVMEQLREYGEVRRGRLGVAIQDLTPDLAESLNLQGDEGALIAKIERGSPADSGGLRSGDVVVAVDGRPIRSATDFRNRIGLMRVGTPVQLTVVRNGGQKSVTVRTQR; encoded by the coding sequence ATGAAAGCGGTGGTGCGTCCGGTGGTGTTTGCGGCTGCCGTCGGGATGGCTGCGCTGGCCGGCGGCGCGCTGGTCGCACCGGCCGATTCGGCGCTGGGCCGGGCCGGGGCCGCTGCCGGGTTGGGGGCTTCGCCCGCCGCGGCGGCGCTGCCGCTGGGCGCGGTCGGCGGCGGCACCATCGCCCCGATGCTGGAACAGGTGACTCCGGCGGTGGTGAACATCTCGGTGCTGAGCCAGGCGCCCCAGGCGGAAAACCCGCTGCTGCGCGACCCCTTCTTCCGCCGCTTCTTCAACCTGCCGGACCAGATGCCGCAGGGCCGCCCGCAGGTCAGCGCCGGGTCCGGCGTGATCGTCGACGCCGCCAGGGGCTATGTCGTCACCAACAGCCATGTGGTGGAGAACGCGCAGGAGATCGCCGTCACGCTGAAGGACCGCCGCCGCCTGCGCGCCCGGCTGATCGGCCGCGACGCCGCCACCGACATCGCGCTGCTGCAGATCAAGGCGGAGAACCTGACCGCCCTGCCGCTCGGCGATTCGGACCGCGCGAAGGTCGGCGACTTCGTCGTCGCCATCGGCAATCCTTTCGGTCTGGGCCAGACCGTGACCTCCGGCATCGTCTCGGCGCTCGGCCGCAGCGGGCTGAAGATCGAGGGGTACGAGGACTTCATCCAGACCGACGCCTCGATCAACCCCGGCAACTCCGGCGGCGCTCTGGTCAATTTCCAGGGCGAGCTGATCGGCATCAACACCGCCATCATCGGCCCGGCCGGCGGATCGGTCGGCATCGGCTTCGCCGTGCCGGTCAGCATCGTCCGCTCGGTGATGGAGCAGCTGCGCGAATATGGCGAGGTGCGGCGCGGCCGGCTGGGCGTCGCCATCCAGGATCTGACGCCCGATCTGGCGGAAAGCCTGAACCTGCAGGGCGACGAGGGCGCGCTGATCGCCAAGATCGAACGCGGATCGCCCGCCGACAGCGGCGGGCTGCGCAGCGGCGACGTGGTGGTCGCGGTGGACGGCCGTCCCATCCGCAGCGCCACCGATTTCCGCAACCGCATCGGTCTTATGCGCGTCGGCACGCCGGTGCAGTTGACGGTGGTGCGCAACGGCGGGCAAAAGTCGGTGACCGTCCGCACCCAGCGCTGA
- a CDS encoding pentapeptide repeat-containing protein gives MAQNGKSRIRLTQDQLDRVCERHVRFAEGRPNGARANLPFFDLSGLSLAGRNLTGAHLAGAILRDADLRGTILDHADLYGADLRGADMSDSRLFRTDMRGANVRGARLDGATMVEVDLRDGSMVNRNSAGELKVVGFDPGPADMASARLTNADMARAKLSGSFARAADFTNTRLAGARLDRTDLRDANFSGADLRGADLNGSDLRGAILDGANLDDGGLEQAIRTDEQAHAARQAPPQGPAADPEPEAAAAVELPALPAEQLDGMLRQHMIWLGTSGKQGCQLDLTGLNLEGADLTGKILTLAKGTGARLRHARLNGAQLQAAQFDGADLRSADLRSADLRGVKLDRAILIDSRLDGANLGMLLVSAGAKVMRASLVRARLAGASLAETNLKGSDLTLADLTGCDRSSAVLEGAILEGTRLGGA, from the coding sequence ATGGCGCAAAACGGCAAATCCCGCATCCGCCTGACCCAGGACCAGCTCGACCGCGTGTGCGAGCGCCATGTCCGATTCGCCGAGGGGCGTCCGAACGGCGCCCGCGCCAACCTGCCCTTCTTCGATCTGTCGGGCCTGTCGCTGGCCGGCCGCAACCTGACCGGCGCCCATCTGGCCGGCGCCATCCTGCGCGACGCCGACCTGCGCGGTACGATCCTCGACCATGCCGACCTCTACGGCGCCGACCTGCGCGGAGCCGACATGAGCGACTCGCGGCTGTTCCGCACCGACATGCGCGGCGCCAACGTGCGCGGCGCCCGGCTGGACGGCGCCACCATGGTCGAGGTCGACCTGCGCGACGGCAGCATGGTCAACCGCAACAGCGCCGGCGAGCTGAAGGTGGTGGGCTTCGACCCCGGCCCGGCCGACATGGCGTCCGCCCGGCTGACCAACGCCGACATGGCGCGGGCCAAGCTGTCGGGCAGCTTCGCGCGGGCGGCCGACTTCACCAACACCCGGCTGGCCGGCGCCCGGCTTGACCGCACCGACCTGCGCGACGCCAATTTCTCCGGCGCCGACCTGCGCGGGGCGGATCTCAACGGTTCCGACCTGCGCGGCGCCATCCTCGATGGGGCCAACCTGGACGACGGCGGGCTGGAGCAGGCGATCCGCACCGACGAGCAGGCCCATGCCGCCCGGCAGGCGCCGCCCCAGGGGCCGGCGGCCGATCCGGAACCGGAGGCCGCCGCGGCGGTCGAACTGCCGGCCCTGCCGGCCGAGCAGCTGGACGGCATGCTGCGCCAGCACATGATCTGGCTGGGCACCAGCGGCAAGCAGGGATGCCAGCTCGACCTGACCGGGCTGAACCTGGAGGGGGCCGACCTGACGGGCAAGATCCTGACGCTGGCCAAGGGCACCGGCGCCCGGCTGCGCCATGCCCGGCTGAACGGCGCCCAACTGCAGGCCGCCCAGTTCGACGGCGCCGACCTGCGCTCGGCCGATCTGCGGTCCGCCGACCTGCGCGGGGTGAAGCTGGACCGCGCCATCCTGATCGACAGCCGGCTCGACGGCGCCAATCTGGGCATGCTGCTGGTCAGCGCCGGGGCCAAGGTGATGCGGGCCTCACTGGTGCGGGCCCGGCTGGCCGGCGCCTCGCTGGCCGAGACCAACCTGAAGGGCAGCGACCTGACTCTGGCCGACCTGACCGGCTGCGACCGCTCGTCGGCGGTGCTGGAGGGCGCCATCCTGGAGGGGACGCGGCTGGGCGGGGCCTGA